In Flavobacteriales bacterium, the following proteins share a genomic window:
- a CDS encoding cytochrome c, whose protein sequence is MPDMYRAESIDTYEESDLFADGVSALKPVEGTIPRGFVPYEYPNSEAGYDSAKTTLSNPYAMAIAGHEDEWLAEGKELYDIFCDHCHGPKGMGQGKLVQNEKILGVPSYDDAGRAITEGSIYHVITYGRNIMGAHASQITPEERWKITSYVLKLKSDLESGK, encoded by the coding sequence ATGCCCGACATGTATCGGGCTGAGTCCATAGATACTTACGAGGAAAGTGATCTGTTCGCCGATGGCGTAAGCGCTTTGAAACCTGTGGAAGGAACGATTCCTCGCGGGTTCGTTCCTTACGAGTATCCTAACTCCGAAGCGGGGTACGACTCTGCAAAGACAACCCTATCCAATCCTTACGCTATGGCCATCGCAGGTCACGAAGACGAATGGTTGGCCGAGGGCAAGGAGTTGTACGACATCTTCTGCGATCATTGCCACGGGCCTAAAGGAATGGGTCAAGGTAAATTGGTTCAAAATGAGAAGATCCTCGGTGTTCCATCGTATGATGATGCCGGACGAGCTATTACTGAAGGAAGTATTTACCACGTGATCACCTACGGTCGCAACATCATGGGTGCACATGCTTCACAAATTACTCCGGAGGAGCGCTGGAAGATCACCAGCTATGTATTGAAGTTGAAATCAGATCTCGAATCCGGTAAATAA
- a CDS encoding quinol:cytochrome C oxidoreductase: protein MFEVPAKLKRLAYILIGVGVLAFAYGFIADAHRAWPALLVNNTFFLGIALIGTFFLGIQYIAQAGWSVQLNRLMQAMGSYLPIAGGFMVVIIVAGGMHLHHMYHWMDTFITTEEVTVAELRDYEAGMSHGDDHSAEAHADDHGDIHGQEAHGDDHSSDHAPHDAHGEVGEDHSGGHHMYAADYEGMDGEEVIENPHCDSIIAGKTPFLNFGFFILRAIIYLLGWIWATRILRKLSLREDEVGGIDNYRKSVKVSAIFTVFFAVTSSTMAWDWIMSIDTHWFSTLFGWYVFASMFVSGLTVLTMMAVYLKKLGYMDSLNENHIHDLGKFMFAFSVFWTYLWFSQFMLIWYANIPEEVTYFMARFDNYKLPFFTALVLNFIMPLLVLMSRDSKRNFGFLIAAGIMILFGHWLDFFCMITPGTMGEHWHFGIVELGGFAGFAGLFMLVVFNTLSKVPLIQKNHPMLKESELHHI, encoded by the coding sequence ATGTTTGAAGTACCAGCTAAACTGAAAAGACTTGCATATATCCTGATCGGGGTCGGAGTTTTGGCCTTCGCTTATGGATTTATTGCCGACGCACATCGCGCTTGGCCTGCATTATTGGTGAATAATACTTTCTTCTTGGGAATCGCCTTGATCGGCACCTTCTTCCTGGGAATTCAATACATCGCACAAGCGGGTTGGTCGGTTCAATTGAACCGATTGATGCAAGCTATGGGATCGTACTTGCCGATCGCGGGTGGATTCATGGTCGTGATTATCGTGGCCGGTGGAATGCACTTGCACCACATGTACCACTGGATGGACACATTTATCACGACTGAGGAAGTAACCGTCGCTGAATTGCGTGATTACGAAGCCGGAATGTCTCATGGTGACGATCATTCCGCTGAAGCACATGCCGACGATCACGGAGATATACACGGCCAAGAAGCTCACGGCGATGACCACAGTTCTGACCACGCTCCACATGATGCGCATGGAGAGGTCGGGGAAGATCATAGTGGTGGGCACCATATGTACGCAGCAGACTATGAGGGCATGGACGGTGAAGAAGTCATCGAAAATCCACATTGCGATTCTATCATTGCGGGAAAAACACCGTTCTTGAATTTTGGATTTTTTATTCTTCGAGCGATCATTTACCTTCTCGGTTGGATCTGGGCTACGCGTATATTGCGCAAACTCAGCCTTCGCGAAGACGAAGTGGGTGGAATCGATAACTACCGTAAGAGCGTTAAAGTATCAGCAATATTTACTGTATTCTTTGCCGTTACAAGCTCAACTATGGCTTGGGATTGGATTATGTCGATCGACACACACTGGTTCAGTACTCTGTTCGGATGGTATGTTTTTGCATCTATGTTCGTCAGCGGATTAACTGTACTTACCATGATGGCCGTTTACTTGAAGAAGCTGGGTTACATGGATAGCCTAAACGAGAACCACATTCACGACTTAGGAAAGTTCATGTTCGCGTTCAGTGTTTTCTGGACTTATTTATGGTTCAGTCAGTTCATGCTCATCTGGTACGCTAACATTCCGGAAGAGGTAACTTACTTCATGGCTCGATTCGACAATTATAAATTGCCGTTCTTTACCGCATTGGTATTGAATTTCATTATGCCACTTCTCGTACTTATGAGTCGGGATTCGAAACGAAACTTCGGTTTCTTGATCGCCGCAGGTATCATGATCTTGTTTGGACATTGGTTGGATTTCTTCTGCATGATCACTCCGGGAACCATGGGAGAGCACTGGCATTTTGGAATCGTTGAATTGGGCGGATTTGCCGGATTTGCCGGATTGTTCATGTTGGTGGTCTTCAATACGCTTTCAAAAGTGCCATTGATTCAAAAGAATCACCCAATGCTCAAGGAAAGCGAGTTACACCATATTTAA
- a CDS encoding cytochrome c oxidase subunit II — protein sequence MNQLLIALTVVLVVAAVVQVIRILELSAELRGGNTNKVNDKDNRNQGALMLLFMIAMVVSFFWMWFKWEPLMLPGASSEHGVQIDNLMAITMGIIIVVFLITQPLLFFFAYRYRGKKENKASYVSHNNRLELIWTAIPAIVLTVLIVYGLKTWSGIVNKDTSDAQVVEFYARQFDWTARFTGQDGMLGEANVRNIQGANIVGIDMEDEFGQDDVLGRGEIYLPVGQPMLFKFRSQDVLHSAYFPHFRMQMNCVPGMNTQFAFTPTKTTDQMRQETGNPEFDYILLCNKICGAAHYSMQMTIKVVSQEEYDRWMSEQTPLANS from the coding sequence ATGAATCAATTATTGATAGCCTTAACAGTTGTATTGGTCGTAGCCGCCGTTGTACAGGTGATACGTATTCTCGAATTGTCTGCGGAGTTGCGCGGCGGGAATACCAACAAGGTTAACGACAAAGACAACCGCAACCAAGGAGCTTTAATGCTTCTGTTCATGATCGCTATGGTCGTGTCGTTCTTCTGGATGTGGTTTAAGTGGGAACCACTTATGTTGCCGGGAGCCTCTTCAGAGCATGGAGTGCAGATCGACAATTTGATGGCGATCACTATGGGAATCATCATCGTAGTTTTCTTGATTACCCAGCCTTTGTTGTTCTTCTTCGCTTATCGCTATCGCGGAAAGAAAGAGAACAAGGCATCCTACGTTTCACACAATAACCGTCTGGAACTCATTTGGACCGCTATTCCAGCGATCGTACTGACCGTTTTGATCGTTTATGGTCTCAAAACCTGGTCGGGAATCGTCAATAAGGATACAAGTGATGCTCAAGTGGTAGAATTCTATGCACGCCAGTTCGACTGGACGGCTCGATTCACCGGACAGGATGGTATGCTTGGAGAAGCAAATGTTCGCAACATCCAAGGTGCGAACATCGTAGGTATCGATATGGAAGATGAATTTGGCCAAGATGATGTTCTCGGTCGAGGGGAGATCTACCTACCGGTAGGCCAGCCCATGTTGTTCAAATTCCGTAGCCAAGACGTACTTCACTCGGCTTACTTCCCTCATTTCCGAATGCAAATGAACTGCGTACCGGGTATGAATACGCAGTTTGCGTTTACCCCGACCAAGACCACGGATCAAATGCGACAAGAAACGGGTAATCCGGAGTTCGATTATATCCTGCTTTGTAACAAGATTTGTGGTGCAGCCCACTACAGCATGCAAATGACCATCAAGGTGGTCTCCCAAGAAGAATATGACCGCTGGATGAGCGAACAAACGCCACTGGCCAATAGTTAA